Genomic segment of Kibdelosporangium phytohabitans:
TCACCTGCGTGGAAACGGGCGATTTTGTCCGCTTTCACGCAGGTGAACCACATCGCGCCGTCAGGGCCTGCTGTGATCCCGTACGGGCCCGAATCCGGGCTCGCAGCGTCGAACTCCTCGATCATGGTGCGACCATACTTGCCTGGTCGCGGGCACGCTTGCGCAGCGGCCAGGCGGTGTGGCCAATGTGGCCAGATAGTCGCCGGGTCGCACAACGAGGATCTTGGGCGCGTTCGGTTACACGTCGATCTTCTCGCGGTCCTGCGCTGATGGGCGGCGGAACAGCCTGCGCACCAACGGCCACGCCAGCAACAACGCGATCGCCACGTAGATGACCACCGACATCGGGGTGTTCACCAGGCCGCTGACGTTCCCGTCGCTGATCTGCAGCGCCCGTCGCAACTGTTGTTCCGCCGACGGGCCGAGGATCACGCCGATCACCGCCGGCAACACCGGTAGGCCGTAGCGGCGCATCGCCAAGCCGATCAGGCCGATGACGAACAGGACAACCAAGTCCACGACGTCACCGCTGACCGCGTACGCGCCGACGCTGGCGAAGAACAGGATTCCCGCGTACAGGTACGGCCTCGGGATGCGCAGCAGCTTCGCCCACACCGGCGCCAGCGGCAGGTTGAGCACCAGCAGCAACACCAAAGCGATGAACAGGCTCGCGATCAGAGCCCACACCAGGCCGGACTCGCGTTCGAACAGCAACGGACCCGGCTGGATGCCGTACTGCTGGAACGCCGCCAGCATCACCGCGGCCACCGCCGTGGTCGGCAGGCCCAGCGTCAGCATCGAGGTCAGCGTGCCCGACGCCGACGCGGACGCCGTCGCCTCCGGACCGGCCACGCCCTCGATCGCGCCCTTGCCCCACTCGTCCTTGTTCTTCGACAGCCTGCGTTCGGTCACATAGGACAGGAAGGTCGGGATTTCCGCGCCACCGGCCGGGATCGCGCCGAACGGGAACCCGATGAACGGGCCACGCAGCCACGGCCGCCACGAGCGCTTCACATCGGCGCGGCCCAGCCACGGGCGCCCGACCGGGATCGGCTCCGCCTGGATGCGCCGCAGGTGCGCGGCCACCCACAGGGACTCGCCGACCGCGAACAGCGCGACCGCGACCACCACCACGTCGATGCCGTCGGACAGGTGCAGCGAGCCGAACGTCAGCCGCTGCCGGCCGGTCATCTCGTCCAGTCCGATCAGGCCGATCGCCAGGCCGATCAGCAGCGACGCGAACCCGCGGATCCGTGACTTGCCCAGCACCGAGGTGACCGAGATGAACGCGAGCAGCATGATCGCGAAGAAGTCCGGTGCGCCGATGCCGACGGCCAGCTTGGCGACCGTCGGGGCGAGCAGCACCAGCAGCAGCGTGCCGATCATTCCGCCGACGAAGTGCCCGATCGCCGCCGCGGCCAACGCCTGCGATCCGCGACCGCGTTTGGCCATCGGATTGCCCTCGATGGCCGTGACCACCGAAGCCGTCTCGCCTGGCGTGTTCAACAGGATCGACGTGGTCGAACCGCCGAACATGCTGCCGTAGTAGATGCCGGCGAACATGATGAACGCGCCCGTCGGGTCGAGGCCGTACGTGATCGGCAGCAGCAGCGCCACGGCCATCGCCGCGCCGATCCCGGGCAGCACGCCGATCGTCGTGCCGAGCAGCACGCCGATCACCGCGTACATCAGGTTGACCGGGGTCAACGCGGTACCGAAACCGTCCACCAGAGAGGCGAAGGACCCCATCACAGCACTCCCATCAGCGGCCCGCCGGGCAGCGACACCCCGAGCAGGTCGTTGAACACAAAGTAGGTGACGAGCGAGAGCCCGGCCGCGACGAGCGGGTCACGCACGAAGTTACGGCTCCCCAAGGCGTACGCCGCGCCCCAGAACAGCACCGCACCGGAGATCGGGAACCCCACCAGCCCGATCAGCACCACGTTCGCCAGGAAAGCCGCGGCCAGCAACAGCACTGTCCGCCAGTCGCCGGGGGCGCTCAGATCGATGTCCTCGCCGCCTTCGGCTTCCCCCTTGCCACCCTTGAGCACGTCCCTGGCCAGCAACGCGGCCACCAGGATCAGCGCGCCGCCGACCACGATCGGCACCACGTCCGGTCCGATGCCGCGCTGTGCCGGGATCGCGGGCATGCTGATCGCGTCGACGAGCACCAGCACACCGAGCACGGCCAGCACGACGCTGACACCCAGCTCCGAGTACTCCTTGTACCAGGGCTGTTTTTCCACTGTGGACTGTTGCCCGCTCATACCAGTCCCAGCTCCTTCAGCGTCGCCGCGACCCGGTCGTTCTCGGCCGCGAGGAACTCGCCGAACTCCTCGCCCGGCTGGAACGCCGAGGTCCAGCCGTTGCGCTTGAGCACGTCCTGCCACTGCGGCGACGCGACCAGCTTCGTGAACAGGTTGACCAGCCTGGTGCGCTCGCCCGTGCTGATCCCCGGCGGCGCGACGATGCCGCGCCAGTTGGTGAACTCGACGTCCACACCGGACTCCCTGAGCGTCGGCGCGTCCACCCCCGCCAACCGGTCCTTGCTGGTCACGGCGAGAACCCGCAGGTCACCGGACTGGATCTGGTCGCGGTACTCACCGATCCCGGACACGCCGAAAGCGATCTTGCCGCCGAGCACCGACGCCAGCAGCTCGCCGCCGCCGTCGAACGGCACGTAGTTCACCTGCCGCGGGTCCATGCCCGCCGCCTTGGCCATCAACATCGGCGCCAGGTGGTCGGGACCGCCGGCGCGGGAGCCGCCGCCGACCGGGACCTGGCCGGGATTGGCCTTCCACGCCGCCAGCAGCTGGCGGATGTCCTTGTACGGCGAGTCCTTGCCGACCACGACGATGTCTGGTTCCTCGATCAGCCGGGCGATCGGGGTGGTGTCCGCAAGGGACGACGGCGACTTGTTCGTGTACACCGCGCCGACCACACCGAGGCCCATGGACATCACGAGCTTGCCGTTGCCTCGTTCGTTGACGATCCGGCCCAGGCCGACCGTGCCACCCGCGCCGGGCAGGTTGAACACCTCGATCCGTCGGGACAGGTCCGCTTCCTCGATGGCCTTGGCCGCGTGCCGCGCGGTGATGTCGTACCCGCCACCGGGCGCGTTGGGCACCAGCACCCGCAACCCGCGGACCTGATCGCCCACGTCGTCGTCGCTGCCGGAGCTCAGCAGCGGCGGTATCAGCAGCACGGCGGCGATCGCACCGAGCACGGCCAGCAGCGTCTTCATCATCACCTCTCTGTGACCTGGACGACAGCGTTGACTTATGTTGCACGCGGTTTACCGTGATGTCGCGCTTAGTACTGCAACGACAGGTTGTGATGTCCGCGTCTGCGGTAGTGGCTGATACGGGCGCGGGTCTGGCTTGTTCGTCGCCAGTTCGACCAGTGCACGACGTGGCGGATCGTGTGGACCACCGGTGCTGTGATCCGATTCCATAAGCGGCGGATCTCGTTGGCGGACAGCGGAATCAGGGCGCGGTCGGTACCGGATGTGGTGCCCCCTTTTTCGCGGCTTCTCTGGTGATCACCAGAAATGCCGCGGCAGCCATGGACAATGTGATATGCCGGTACCACGCCGCATAACCTCGAACCTGGTAATGGTCCAGCCCGGTCTCGTTCTTGGCGGTCTGGAAGGATTCCTCAATGGCCCAACGAGATCCCGCGACACGTACAAGGCGCTCCAGAGTGGTCTCACCAGGGCCGAAACAGACGTAGTAGGCGATGTCGGTGGGATCGGTCAGGCTGCGGCGAGCCAGCAGCCAATGCCCTCGCTCGGTCAATCGCAGCGGGCGGATATCAACCAGCGCCCAGTCGTACACCCGGTGACCATGAGCACCGTCACCACAACTCATCCGTGTCCATGAGTCCTCGGTCACCTCGGCGATGACCCGATCGACCCGAACCTTGGTCAACTGCATGGTGACCACCATCGAGTTCTTCGCCACCGCCAGGACATGGGCGATGTCCTCGGATTCCAGCCACATCCGCAA
This window contains:
- a CDS encoding tripartite tricarboxylate transporter permease, encoding MGSFASLVDGFGTALTPVNLMYAVIGVLLGTTIGVLPGIGAAMAVALLLPITYGLDPTGAFIMFAGIYYGSMFGGSTTSILLNTPGETASVVTAIEGNPMAKRGRGSQALAAAAIGHFVGGMIGTLLLVLLAPTVAKLAVGIGAPDFFAIMLLAFISVTSVLGKSRIRGFASLLIGLAIGLIGLDEMTGRQRLTFGSLHLSDGIDVVVVAVALFAVGESLWVAAHLRRIQAEPIPVGRPWLGRADVKRSWRPWLRGPFIGFPFGAIPAGGAEIPTFLSYVTERRLSKNKDEWGKGAIEGVAGPEATASASASGTLTSMLTLGLPTTAVAAVMLAAFQQYGIQPGPLLFERESGLVWALIASLFIALVLLLVLNLPLAPVWAKLLRIPRPYLYAGILFFASVGAYAVSGDVVDLVVLFVIGLIGLAMRRYGLPVLPAVIGVILGPSAEQQLRRALQISDGNVSGLVNTPMSVVIYVAIALLLAWPLVRRLFRRPSAQDREKIDV
- a CDS encoding tripartite tricarboxylate transporter TctB family protein, which translates into the protein MSGQQSTVEKQPWYKEYSELGVSVVLAVLGVLVLVDAISMPAIPAQRGIGPDVVPIVVGGALILVAALLARDVLKGGKGEAEGGEDIDLSAPGDWRTVLLLAAAFLANVVLIGLVGFPISGAVLFWGAAYALGSRNFVRDPLVAAGLSLVTYFVFNDLLGVSLPGGPLMGVL
- a CDS encoding Bug family tripartite tricarboxylate transporter substrate binding protein, producing the protein MMKTLLAVLGAIAAVLLIPPLLSSGSDDDVGDQVRGLRVLVPNAPGGGYDITARHAAKAIEEADLSRRIEVFNLPGAGGTVGLGRIVNERGNGKLVMSMGLGVVGAVYTNKSPSSLADTTPIARLIEEPDIVVVGKDSPYKDIRQLLAAWKANPGQVPVGGGSRAGGPDHLAPMLMAKAAGMDPRQVNYVPFDGGGELLASVLGGKIAFGVSGIGEYRDQIQSGDLRVLAVTSKDRLAGVDAPTLRESGVDVEFTNWRGIVAPPGISTGERTRLVNLFTKLVASPQWQDVLKRNGWTSAFQPGEEFGEFLAAENDRVAATLKELGLV